The Mycolicibacterium neoaurum DNA segment CACATATGAGAGATTTCCAATCACAGCGATTTCGGTAGGTCGGCACGAATAGCTGACGGCCGCAGGTGATTTCACACCCCCTCCACGATGGATCGATTACACCAACGGCGGCACACCACGAATTTCGTCGCCTATTCCGCTCGACGCCACGAAGCCGGTGTCCGCGAGCGTCGTCAGGCGGTTGATTCCGTGACAGCGTCAGCGCATGCGGGCTCGACCTCGGCGGGCGAGCGCGCCACAGGCACGAAAGAACGGCACTGGGCTCCGAACTCAGCGGACCAGGTGGAACCGATGCATACCGTCTTCGTCACCGTCGACATGCCAGCCGGCCGCGACGAAGAACTCGACGGCCGCCCGGTTATCCGGGTCGACGAATGCGACCCACCCCCGCGTCGGTGGATGGTCACCCCAGCTCAGCACAGCTGACAAGACTTCCCGCCCCAGACCCGAGCGCCTACGCCACGGGCACACGGCCAGATCGGTGATGGCGTGCACCCCATCGGAGGGGCCCCAGGCGCAGCCCGCCAGACCCACCGGCGCGCCGTCGGCGTCGGTGATCACCAGTTGAACGCCCGCACTCTCGGCCAGAACATGTTCGAGCCATTCCTCGTCGAGCGGACCCAGTCGGCGGTTGAGCTCTTCATCGCCGAACCATGCCGCGATCCACTGCCAGTCGGCACGAACAATCCGCCGAGTACACAGGACAGAACCGGCCGACGGACACACGAGACGAGGAAAGCGCCGACTACTCCGCGGAGCGGTAGTACGGCTCGACTGTCCCGTTGACCTTGACGACCATCGGGTTCCCGCGGCGGTCCTTGGCGGTGGGCACCTCTACGCGAACCCACCCCTCGGCCACGTTGTACTCGTGCACATTGGTCTTTTCGACGCCATTGAATCGGATCCCCACACCGCGGATCAGTACGTCCTCGCTGTAGTGGGCACTGCGCGGGTCGATGGAGAGGTGGTTCGGAGGAACGTCCTCGTTCTGGTGCTCAGAGTCTTGCTCAGACATGATGACTATCGTCCAATGCTGCGATGTTCTCGGCTGTGGTCCCCAAAGAACCTACGCGACCGGGGCCGACCCGGTCAGCCCAGGTCGCCCTCGGCGCACCCACCTCGGGCGAATCGAACTACAACGCCGGGGGCACCAGCACGAGGGCGAACCCGTCAGCGGCCCGACCGGTCTGGCGAGCCACCAACCTGGCCGCCGGGCCGGAGGTCGCAGCATCAGCCGCACCGGGCTCTGTCAGCCGAAGCCGGGCGGCGATATCACGCAGGTCCACCTCGGCGTCGCTGCCGTGGAACCCGTCGACCCAGGACGACAAGGAAGGAGCAATCGCCGCGGGGAGCGGGGTCGAACTGCCGACGAAACCGGCCAGCAGATCTCGGATGACCGATTGCGTCTCACCGGCGCCCAGTTTCGTACACAGCCAGGAGTAGGCGCTGTGATCCACGAAGCCCCGCGCGGCATGCAACAGCGCCCATGCGAAGGCCACCTCGGCCGCTCGGTCCATCACCACCACTTCGCTACCCCCTTCTCACGACCCAATGTGCCGCTGGCCCATTGCCGCGCGCCGGCCCCGCCGCCGCATCGTCCGCCGTGGCGACGCTCCTCAGATACATCCGCTGACACATGGATCGACAGGCTGGGCCGACTCGGGAGCGAGGATGCCCGCCCCCGGCTGCTGTTGGGTGTAGTCCACGTCCCCGTCCAGCGACGGGGCGATCGGAACAAATCGACAGAGCAGGGAGACCGCCAACGCGCAGGGCTCGTCCACCGGTTCGGCGTGAACCGGTGACGCCAGGACCACAGCGGCAATAAACGCGGCGACGGCGATCGCGACAACTGCCGACAACCCTCGTCGCCTCGCCGCGGCCGGGATACCCGGTCGCGGACCGTCCATCGGGATGGTGCCCGTCACGTCACGCCCCTCTCCTGCCGCCGATGGCACGACGCCCGACACATCGGTGCACACTCCATTGGCGCCGATCATATTCGAATTTGCATTCAAATATGGGCGAAGTAGGAATGTCGGCACCGGAGTTCCACATCTTCTCATCCACTCGCAAGACCGGTGCGGCCTTCTATCAGGCTCAACAGGTCGCGGAAGATCGCCTCGAGGCCGTCCAGATCAGGAGCCAAGGCGGCCTGCTCGTAACCCACGAGGAGATAGAGGGCCGCATCGGCGAAGCGACCGGCGCGGATCCCGTCGACACCAAGCTCAAGGGCCGCATCGAACACAACTCGTTGCCGCAATCGGTCCACCTCGGCCTGAATGGCCGCCACCTCGGGATCCACCCGACTCCAGGCTCGTATCGCACATTCCGCGGGGTGATTCAGTCGCAATGCCACCTCGACGAGGCCCTCGATACGCCGCCGCGGATCGGGTTCGGCGCAGATCACCTTGAGTTGCGCCAACGTGCCGTTGACTTTCCAGTACTCGATGAGTTGATGGCGGCAGTCCGCCCAGTTGTCGAAGTAGTGATAGAACGACCCGGAGGTGACCCCCAACCTTCGACACACCTCAGCCAGCTTCAGCCCCAAATGCCCCCGGTCGCCGAGGACTTCCAGCCCGACCGCCACGTAATCCTCCCGGGTCACTGTCGGCCGGACCGCTGCAGGTTGTCGGGTCGGGGCACGCACAAATTCTAATCTATGATAAATAACCAAGGGAAGCATCTCACTGCACGCAGTGCGTGCGAGACCCGCCGGCCCGATGGAGATCCGCATATGACTATCCGACCAGCCACCTCCGCCCGCGAGGACCGCGCAGACTCGGGTATGTGGACGCAACCCGACGCCGTGGCGACCTGGCTACGGACCCACGGTATCGACGTCAGCACTCCACTGACCATCACCAGAGTGGGTATCGGGCAATCGAACATCACCACACTCGTCGTCGATGCCGCGGGCCGGGAATGGGTGCTGCGCGAGCCACCGGCAGGCACCGCGGCCGGTCAGACCC contains these protein-coding regions:
- a CDS encoding TetR/AcrR family transcriptional regulator → MRAPTRQPAAVRPTVTREDYVAVGLEVLGDRGHLGLKLAEVCRRLGVTSGSFYHYFDNWADCRHQLIEYWKVNGTLAQLKVICAEPDPRRRIEGLVEVALRLNHPAECAIRAWSRVDPEVAAIQAEVDRLRQRVVFDAALELGVDGIRAGRFADAALYLLVGYEQAALAPDLDGLEAIFRDLLSLIEGRTGLASG
- a CDS encoding DUF3297 family protein, with the translated sequence MSEQDSEHQNEDVPPNHLSIDPRSAHYSEDVLIRGVGIRFNGVEKTNVHEYNVAEGWVRVEVPTAKDRRGNPMVVKVNGTVEPYYRSAE
- a CDS encoding fibronectin-binding protein; translated protein: MTGTIPMDGPRPGIPAAARRRGLSAVVAIAVAAFIAAVVLASPVHAEPVDEPCALAVSLLCRFVPIAPSLDGDVDYTQQQPGAGILAPESAQPVDPCVSGCI
- a CDS encoding GNAT family N-acetyltransferase, with amino-acid sequence MCPSAGSVLCTRRIVRADWQWIAAWFGDEELNRRLGPLDEEWLEHVLAESAGVQLVITDADGAPVGLAGCAWGPSDGVHAITDLAVCPWRRRSGLGREVLSAVLSWGDHPPTRGWVAFVDPDNRAAVEFFVAAGWHVDGDEDGMHRFHLVR